A single window of Leptospiraceae bacterium DNA harbors:
- a CDS encoding putative Ig domain-containing protein, which produces MKTRLRKFILLQVTTLIALFVSFFFSACALDQNPKLFYIYDLVQKNSVNTSLIQYTVSGTVTGLTGSSLVLQNNGADNISIQGKGSFTFNTALNANATYSVTILTYPSSPTQYCSIANGNGSITNANITNITITCSDLSITYSGSPFTFTINSAINATMPTTVGSITSCSANPTLPAGLSISNTTCEITGTPTTSQTATTYTITASNSILTTTTTISITINSNAFSVTFTGSPYTYTQNTPITTNAPILIGTPTSCSASPALPAGLSINNTTCAISGTPTTIQTLTTYVITASNSNLSITTSIGIIIDANPPSALTYTGSPYSYSQNSAITTNTPTVTGTVTSCSAAPVLPAGLSINATTCAISGTPTGTQAATAYTITASNAFGNTTANINISVIIAAPSALTYTGSPYSYSQNTAITTNTPTVTGTVTSCSASPALPTGLSINATTCAISGTPTVTQATTIHTITATNAGGNTTASISITVTATPSALTYSSSSYTFKNNTAIATITPTVTGTVTSCSASPVLPTGLSIHNTTCAISGTPTVNQGTTSYTITASNAGGSTTATFSIIVQTTVYKIFVTASTFNGDLRTAGGGGDGPAGADNLCNADANKPNTSSYKAILFANGLREARPTLNNWVLQANTVYVRGSDSAPIFTTNASSIFTFGSLTNPFDSGAQKQYWTGFRGSGNEWELGLFRCNEWESSSGIMTGRFGLSDATSYSSISTGAQNNCNTSKYLLCAEQ; this is translated from the coding sequence ATGAAAACAAGACTCAGAAAATTTATCTTACTGCAAGTAACGACTCTGATCGCTCTATTTGTAAGTTTTTTTTTCTCAGCCTGTGCTCTTGATCAGAATCCTAAGTTGTTTTATATATATGATTTGGTTCAAAAAAATTCAGTAAACACTTCATTAATTCAGTATACGGTGAGCGGAACAGTTACCGGGTTAACTGGTTCTAGTTTAGTTCTTCAGAACAATGGAGCAGATAACATTTCTATTCAAGGAAAGGGTAGTTTTACTTTTAACACTGCATTAAATGCAAATGCAACATATTCAGTGACAATCCTAACATATCCGTCTTCTCCTACACAATATTGCTCCATCGCAAACGGAAATGGATCTATCACAAATGCCAATATCACAAATATTACTATCACTTGCTCGGACTTATCGATAACCTACAGCGGGAGCCCTTTTACCTTTACGATAAATTCAGCAATTAATGCAACAATGCCGACAACAGTTGGATCTATTACATCATGTAGCGCAAATCCTACATTACCCGCAGGTCTAAGTATTAGTAATACCACATGTGAAATCACAGGCACTCCTACGACAAGTCAGACTGCAACTACTTATACAATTACAGCCAGTAATTCCATTCTCACGACGACAACTACGATCAGTATTACAATAAACTCAAATGCATTTTCTGTCACCTTCACAGGAAGTCCTTATACTTATACACAAAATACTCCTATCACGACAAACGCTCCTATCTTGATAGGAACACCAACATCTTGTAGCGCTAGTCCAGCATTACCCGCTGGTCTAAGCATAAATAATACGACATGCGCTATTAGTGGAACTCCAACAACGATTCAAACACTCACTACTTATGTCATTACCGCAAGTAATTCAAATTTGAGTATTACGACATCAATCGGTATAATTATCGATGCAAATCCTCCTTCTGCATTGACCTATACCGGAAGTCCTTATTCTTATAGTCAGAATTCAGCAATCACAACTAATACTCCTACAGTTACTGGCACAGTTACTTCTTGTAGCGCCGCACCGGTGTTACCCGCTGGTCTCAGCATTAATGCGACAACATGCGCGATTTCTGGAACACCAACAGGAACCCAAGCGGCTACTGCTTATACTATCACGGCGTCAAACGCATTCGGAAATACTACGGCTAATATAAATATTTCAGTCATAATTGCTGCACCTTCTGCTTTAACCTATACAGGAAGTCCTTATTCTTATAGTCAGAATACAGCAATCACAACGAATACTCCTACGGTCACTGGCACAGTGACATCTTGTAGCGCATCACCGGCGTTACCCACTGGACTCAGTATAAATGCAACAACATGTGCGATTTCTGGAACACCAACGGTGACACAGGCAACAACGATACATACAATTACTGCCACCAATGCGGGCGGAAATACAACTGCTTCGATTAGTATAACTGTGACAGCAACCCCATCTGCACTAACCTATTCAAGTAGTTCTTATACATTTAAGAATAATACGGCCATTGCAACGATAACTCCGACAGTCACCGGCACAGTAACCTCTTGTAGTGCAAGTCCTGTATTACCCACTGGATTAAGCATTCACAATACGACCTGCGCTATATCGGGAACACCAACAGTCAATCAAGGCACGACGAGTTATACAATTACAGCGAGCAACGCAGGTGGAAGCACAACGGCTACTTTTAGTATTATAGTGCAGACAACTGTCTACAAAATTTTCGTAACTGCTTCCACATTTAATGGAGACTTAAGGACTGCAGGTGGTGGCGGAGACGGTCCTGCTGGTGCGGATAATCTTTGTAATGCGGATGCCAATAAACCAAATACAAGTTCTTATAAAGCAATTTTATTCGCAAATGGTTTAAGAGAAGCAAGGCCAACTTTAAATAATTGGGTTTTACAGGCTAATACTGTGTATGTTCGTGGCTCTGATTCGGCACCTATTTTCACAACCAATGCTTCTAGTATATTTACCTTTGGATCGTTAACAAATCCTTTTGACTCAGGTGCTCAAAAACAATATTGGACGGGCTTTAGAGGATCTGGAAATGAATGGGAATTAGGATTGTTTAGATGTAATGAATGGGAAAGCTCATCGGGTATTATGACAGGACGTTTTGGATTGAGTGATGCTACTAGTTATAGTTCAATTTCAACTGGAGCGCAAAATAATTGCAACACATCAAAGTATCTTCTTTGTGCGGAACAATAA
- a CDS encoding protein kinase — protein MQTLEQLQSGKLIGTKNLKLSCGLKKFPSEILALSDTLEQLDLSGNQLSELPDNFDLLKNLKILFLSDNHFTKFPGILSKCINLDIIGFKANEIAEIEEDAFPNNLRWLILTNNHLSQLPNSIGKCYRLQKLMLAGNRLTTLPETLAECKNLELLRISANSLTEIPAWLVSLPKLAWLAFAGNPCSAHYFSSSNLPDISWNELEIKAQLGQGASGIIHKAEWITSNRRSIAIKVFKGGITSDGLPIDEMLASVAAGSHPNLVKLIAKLSNHPENNQGLALELIPDTFENLGNPPSFETCTRDTFKEGLLFHLDSILRILMNICSAIEHLHSREIMHGDLYAHNTLVDKRNFKILFGDFGAATIYKSNSNVVESIIRLETRAFGCLMDDLLQRVYETEMASEAYKSLMKIKLKCLENEVLARPDFTNINKGLVAIKKDYFD, from the coding sequence ATGCAGACTTTAGAACAACTTCAATCTGGTAAATTAATTGGAACAAAAAATCTCAAACTCTCCTGTGGATTAAAAAAATTCCCAAGCGAAATACTCGCATTATCCGACACTTTGGAGCAATTGGATTTATCCGGTAATCAGTTATCAGAGCTACCGGATAATTTTGATTTGCTTAAAAATCTAAAAATTCTTTTTCTTTCAGATAATCATTTTACAAAGTTTCCAGGTATTCTTTCTAAATGTATAAACTTAGATATAATTGGATTTAAAGCAAATGAAATTGCAGAAATTGAAGAAGATGCTTTCCCAAATAACTTACGATGGCTTATCTTGACAAACAACCATTTGTCGCAATTACCAAATTCTATTGGCAAATGCTATCGCCTTCAAAAATTAATGCTCGCCGGGAATAGACTTACAACCCTGCCTGAAACCTTAGCTGAGTGTAAAAATTTAGAATTGCTTCGAATTTCAGCAAATAGCCTTACGGAAATTCCTGCATGGCTAGTATCTCTGCCAAAATTAGCATGGTTAGCATTTGCGGGTAATCCTTGTTCTGCTCATTATTTTTCGAGTTCTAATTTACCTGACATTTCATGGAATGAACTTGAAATAAAAGCTCAATTGGGGCAAGGTGCTTCTGGTATAATCCATAAAGCCGAGTGGATAACATCAAATAGGCGGTCTATAGCAATAAAGGTATTCAAGGGCGGAATTACAAGTGATGGACTTCCAATAGATGAAATGCTTGCATCGGTTGCAGCAGGAAGTCATCCTAATCTTGTTAAATTGATTGCAAAACTTTCCAATCATCCAGAGAACAATCAGGGTTTAGCGCTAGAATTAATTCCAGATACTTTTGAAAATCTAGGAAACCCGCCGAGCTTTGAAACCTGCACAAGAGATACTTTTAAAGAAGGCTTGCTTTTTCATCTTGATTCAATACTGAGAATACTTATGAATATATGCTCTGCAATAGAACATCTTCATTCTCGTGAAATCATGCACGGTGATTTGTATGCCCATAATACCCTAGTCGATAAAAGAAATTTCAAAATTCTCTTTGGGGATTTTGGAGCTGCAACCATTTATAAAAGTAATTCCAATGTTGTGGAAAGTATTATTCGCCTAGAAACAAGAGCCTTTGGCTGTCTTATGGATGACTTATTACAAAGAGTTTATGAAACTGAAATGGCATCAGAAGCTTACAAGTCCCTTATGAAAATTAAATTGAAATGTTTAGAAAATGAAGTTCTTGCGCGTCCTGACTTTACAAATATCAATAAAGGACTTGTTGCAATAAAGAAAGATTATTTTGATTGA
- a CDS encoding hybrid sensor histidine kinase/response regulator, giving the protein MEKLKKQHQILIVDDMPKNVQVLGQVLSEHGYNIFLATSGFQALKAVEKKMPDLILLDINMPEMDGYETCKLIKEDERFSEIPIIFLTAMSEPENLIKAFAVGGVDYIAKPFNPPELLARVNQQLALKERTEELKRTNENNKELLRVLLHDLRNPIVAIDSINQIFPENQEVYIEMNDILQQATKNCMEILDSVKKMYSIQDKKYNVDIKSVSLLETINSSLLIFKNLLHEKEISIEVNVPKNFLIHVDTNSFSHSVIDNLITNAIKFSFVNSSIQIHAFQKEEQIILSIKDNGIGIPQRILDNIFDITKPTSRPGTKGESGAGYGMPLVKKFLEMSNANIEIKTIESPKTNHGTEILLSFKGSLE; this is encoded by the coding sequence ATGGAAAAATTAAAAAAACAACACCAAATTCTAATCGTGGACGATATGCCAAAAAATGTTCAGGTATTAGGACAAGTTTTATCAGAACATGGATATAATATTTTCCTTGCTACTAGTGGATTTCAAGCATTGAAAGCTGTCGAAAAAAAAATGCCAGATTTAATTCTTTTAGATATTAATATGCCGGAGATGGATGGTTATGAGACTTGCAAATTAATCAAAGAAGATGAAAGGTTTTCAGAAATCCCTATCATCTTTTTAACTGCGATGTCTGAGCCAGAGAATCTAATAAAAGCTTTCGCTGTTGGTGGTGTGGATTATATTGCGAAACCGTTTAATCCGCCGGAATTACTCGCGAGAGTGAATCAACAATTAGCCCTGAAAGAAAGAACAGAAGAATTAAAACGAACAAATGAGAATAACAAAGAGTTGCTTCGAGTATTACTTCACGATCTCAGAAATCCAATTGTCGCAATAGATTCAATCAATCAGATTTTTCCTGAAAATCAAGAAGTCTACATTGAGATGAATGATATATTACAACAGGCTACAAAAAATTGCATGGAAATCTTGGATAGTGTGAAGAAAATGTATAGCATTCAAGATAAGAAATACAATGTAGATATCAAATCAGTTAGTTTATTAGAAACAATCAACTCATCTTTGTTAATATTTAAAAATTTATTACATGAAAAGGAAATAAGCATTGAGGTAAATGTTCCTAAAAATTTTTTAATACATGTTGATACGAACTCTTTTTCGCACTCCGTTATTGATAATCTTATAACAAATGCAATTAAGTTTTCATTTGTAAATTCTAGCATTCAGATTCATGCCTTCCAGAAAGAGGAACAAATAATTCTATCAATCAAAGATAATGGAATAGGAATCCCTCAAAGAATTTTGGACAATATTTTTGATATAACTAAGCCAACTAGTAGACCGGGAACAAAAGGTGAATCAGGCGCAGGTTATGGAATGCCACTTGTAAAAAAATTCTTAGAAATGTCTAATGCTAATATTGAAATAAAAACAATCGAAAGTCCAAAAACAAATCACGGAACAGAAATTCTGCTTTCATTCAAAGGAAGCTTAGAATGA
- a CDS encoding response regulator: MSKFSQSNPDRVMRLKNYAPFDTSSEEYDDIVSLAGSICDTPIAFISFETDERVWLKSAIGIENSDSTLVYSLCAKTILSDNVLTVADCSKDERFRNYPYFLRGKQVLSYAGASLVTSDGYRIGTLSVMDVVPREFSEKQINGLIALSRNAIKFLDLNNKVETLIEQNHFNQSVIDFIPGMIGYWDTELRCCFANRAYHEWFGRTAKEMIGMKIQDVLGETIYKKNEPFILGALNGVTQRFERAIPKPDGKLGYTWAQYIPDISEGKVKGFVVLVTDITELKLTEISLKEAEKKLNEILESMPEGLVEVNLKGEIIYANKGAERILSIKETEIAKRYFNSKEWRQVDSIGNPYPLDQLPLAIAMREKREVGPIEHGIVDEEGNQKWLSVHALPLLDKDNNLYGAIASFRDVTERNEFQKKLIEAKNAADNANKAKSEFLANMSHEIRTPMNAILGFSEILNRKLTDENLKQYALSIITSGRVLLKLINDVLDLSKIESGKFELNNSVVHFKKMFEEMQIIFSQKLEEKGLKLDFIISEELPDRIVLDELRLRQILLNLIGNAVKFTHTGYIKVSAKQISYNSKDNTVELLIEVEDTGIGIPKKDQSKIFDAFTQRSGQDHNVYGGTGLGLTIARKLIKLMNGEIFLHSEINQGTRFEIVLKNLEVFSGFSINANLGSEENFDILENEFHFEPGKILVVDDIFVNRQLVRNFLEDFSNLIIIEAENGKLALEAVEENRPDLILMDIKMPVMNGVEAIQILKSNNKTKDIPIIALTASAFEQTKTEVIDSCDGYLQKPVSRKNLIEKISEFLNYKVESKQLDIEESQSENEVRLSLSNVRILIKSIASDTMKKLEDLIEVIDVAETVRLAKQIKSLGKEYEYKPLYLWGRDLEIYADRFDIDKIISLLKQFPDLMDELKKISS, translated from the coding sequence ATGTCAAAATTTTCGCAAAGTAATCCGGATAGAGTAATGAGGCTTAAAAATTATGCCCCATTTGATACATCATCAGAAGAATACGATGACATTGTGTCACTAGCTGGGTCAATTTGCGATACACCGATTGCATTTATTAGTTTCGAAACTGATGAGCGTGTTTGGCTTAAGTCCGCAATTGGCATTGAGAATTCTGATTCAACGCTGGTTTATTCATTGTGCGCAAAAACAATCTTATCTGATAACGTTCTCACAGTTGCAGATTGCTCTAAAGATGAACGGTTCAGGAATTATCCTTATTTCTTAAGAGGCAAGCAAGTGTTATCCTATGCAGGTGCTTCACTTGTTACATCTGACGGTTATAGAATTGGCACTTTAAGTGTTATGGATGTAGTGCCCAGAGAATTCTCTGAAAAGCAAATCAATGGGTTAATTGCTCTTAGCCGAAATGCAATAAAGTTCCTGGATTTAAATAATAAGGTGGAAACTCTTATTGAACAAAATCATTTCAATCAAAGTGTAATAGACTTTATTCCCGGAATGATTGGGTATTGGGATACTGAATTACGTTGTTGTTTTGCTAATCGTGCCTATCATGAATGGTTTGGAAGAACTGCAAAAGAAATGATTGGAATGAAAATTCAGGATGTTCTGGGAGAAACTATCTACAAAAAAAATGAACCGTTTATATTAGGAGCTTTAAACGGAGTCACTCAAAGATTTGAGCGTGCGATCCCTAAACCTGACGGCAAATTAGGATATACCTGGGCTCAATATATTCCAGACATCAGCGAAGGAAAAGTAAAAGGATTTGTTGTTCTTGTCACAGATATAACGGAGTTAAAATTAACTGAAATATCTTTAAAAGAAGCAGAGAAGAAATTAAACGAGATTCTTGAGTCTATGCCTGAGGGGCTAGTTGAGGTTAACCTCAAAGGCGAAATCATCTATGCAAATAAGGGAGCGGAAAGAATTCTTTCTATTAAAGAAACTGAAATTGCAAAGCGTTATTTTAATTCTAAAGAATGGCGCCAAGTTGATTCAATTGGTAACCCTTACCCTCTGGATCAATTACCTTTAGCAATTGCCATGAGAGAAAAAAGAGAAGTTGGTCCTATTGAGCATGGAATTGTAGATGAAGAGGGAAATCAAAAATGGCTTTCTGTTCATGCACTCCCCTTACTCGATAAAGACAATAATTTGTATGGCGCAATTGCAAGTTTTCGAGATGTGACTGAAAGAAATGAATTTCAAAAGAAACTTATCGAAGCAAAAAATGCTGCGGATAATGCTAATAAGGCAAAAAGTGAATTCTTAGCAAATATGAGTCATGAAATTCGCACTCCAATGAATGCAATTTTAGGATTTAGCGAAATTTTAAATAGAAAACTTACAGACGAAAATTTGAAGCAATATGCCCTTTCCATTATTACCAGCGGTAGAGTTTTACTGAAATTAATTAATGACGTATTGGATTTATCAAAGATAGAGTCCGGTAAATTTGAATTAAACAATTCTGTTGTTCACTTCAAGAAGATGTTTGAAGAGATGCAAATAATCTTCTCTCAAAAATTGGAAGAAAAAGGATTAAAACTAGATTTTATTATTTCGGAAGAGCTCCCGGATAGGATTGTTCTGGATGAATTGCGGTTACGACAAATTCTCCTAAACCTAATAGGGAATGCTGTAAAGTTTACTCATACTGGTTACATCAAAGTATCCGCTAAACAGATTTCCTATAATTCGAAAGATAATACAGTAGAATTATTAATTGAAGTAGAAGACACTGGAATAGGAATTCCAAAAAAGGATCAAAGTAAAATATTTGATGCCTTTACACAGCGATCCGGTCAAGATCACAATGTATATGGTGGGACAGGACTTGGCTTAACGATTGCTAGGAAACTAATAAAATTAATGAACGGAGAAATTTTCTTACATAGTGAAATTAATCAAGGGACTCGATTTGAAATTGTATTAAAAAATTTGGAAGTATTCTCAGGCTTTAGCATCAATGCGAATCTTGGCAGTGAAGAAAATTTTGACATTTTAGAAAATGAATTTCACTTTGAACCTGGAAAAATCTTAGTTGTGGATGATATCTTTGTGAATAGACAACTTGTTCGAAATTTTCTAGAAGATTTTAGCAATTTAATAATAATTGAAGCTGAAAATGGGAAACTTGCCCTTGAGGCGGTAGAAGAAAATCGCCCTGATTTAATTCTTATGGATATTAAAATGCCTGTTATGAATGGAGTCGAAGCCATTCAGATTTTAAAATCTAATAATAAGACTAAAGACATTCCTATTATAGCTCTCACTGCTTCGGCTTTTGAGCAAACAAAGACTGAAGTGATTGACTCTTGTGATGGTTATTTGCAAAAACCAGTAAGTCGAAAAAATTTAATTGAAAAAATATCAGAATTTTTGAACTATAAAGTTGAATCTAAGCAATTAGATATCGAAGAAAGCCAATCTGAAAATGAAGTAAGATTGAGTTTATCCAATGTTCGAATACTCATCAAAAGTATAGCTTCGGATACAATGAAAAAATTGGAAGATCTTATTGAAGTAATTGATGTAGCGGAAACTGTTCGTTTGGCGAAGCAAATCAAATCTCTGGGAAAGGAATATGAATATAAGCCGCTATATTTATGGGGAAGAGATTTAGAGATATATGCAGATCGATTTGATATTGATAAAATTATTTCTCTCCTAAAACAGTTTCCTGATTTAATGGATGAATTAAAAAAAATTTCTTCTTAA